The proteins below come from a single Tachypleus tridentatus isolate NWPU-2018 chromosome 13, ASM421037v1, whole genome shotgun sequence genomic window:
- the LOC143237203 gene encoding lysosome-associated membrane glycoprotein 1-like: MKLTGLAFILLSFLAFSSEQEIVLDINNTSSTEDTTIHPPSTTKNDTEDTPHPTSSEAQSSSTSAPNDKWTVKNKNETCIILTMDSFFSIKYKSNKNIGTGKLAVPKHSLVDTNRSTCSAANYTQIIVLHFNNNSLMMTFTKSDKTVSITQMKLNYTLDDVNFPNASYQNETKEVEVNDTLFKVDQGKSYVCNKAQNIDFNVNVRMTISNLQVEAFRTDNSSDFSKDTFECIADDEISDIVPIAVGCALAGLVLIVLIAYIVGRHRNRKKSYQSM; the protein is encoded by the exons ATGAAGTTGACAGGTCTTGCATTCATATTATTGTCTTTCTTGGCATTTTCTTCTGAGCaag AAATTGTACTAGACATCAATAATACTTCATCCACTGAAGACACCACTATTCATCCACCCTCTACTACTAAAAATGACACTGAAGACACCCCTCATCCAACCTCCTCTGAAGCACAGAGTTCTTCAACCTCAGCACCCAATGATAAATggacagttaaaaataaaaatgaaacctGTATTATCTTGACCATGGATTCTTTTTTCAGTATCAAATATAAGTCTAATAAAAAT ATAGGAACTGGAAAACTTGCTGTTCCAAAACATTCCTTAGTTGATACCAATCGTAGTACATGTTCAGCAGCAAATTATACTCAGATTATTGTGTTGCATTTCAATAACAATTCCTTGATGATGACCTTTACTAAGAGTGACAAAACGGTGTCAATAACGCAAATGAAGCTGAATTATACTCTAGATGATGTCAACTTTCCTAATGCatcttatcaaa ATGAAACGAAAGAAGTTGAAGTCAATGACACTCTTTTTAAAGTAGACCAGGGTAAAAGTTATGTGTGCAACAAGGCTCAGAATATtgactttaatgtaaatgtaagaaTGACCATCTCAAACCTCCAAGTAGAAGCTTTCAGGACTGATAACAGCTCAGACTTCAGTAAAG aTACTTTTGAATGTATTGCTGATGAtgaaattagtgatattgttcCAATTGCTGTTGGGTGTGCTTTGGCTGGATTGGTACTGATTGTGCTTATTGCATACATAGTTGGTCGTCATCGCAACCGTAAAAAGAGTTACCAATCAATGTAG